A single region of the Novosphingobium sp. genome encodes:
- a CDS encoding PhzF family phenazine biosynthesis isomerase: MPFSPADVHVVDVFADGPGGGNPAPIALDARAMTDGEMQEVARHFGHESAFVIAPPEGAGCDLGLRFWVPNHEMPMCGHATVGAVWLLDRLGRLPSEDLRIWTASGIVEAVVTGTGEARQVAISQPRGVVEPLPKESEAEILSVLGIPPGDLAPMPIRNAATSRVKTLIPLASVALLDGLRPDLSRMESLCEAIGSTGIYPYAASDGSGQRYDARQFPKSSGYPEDAATGIAAAALAFGLLAQGQVTPERPVIVRQGRAMGRPSRIEVRFREEAGRVSGCWLGGAGRVA; this comes from the coding sequence ATGCCCTTCAGCCCAGCCGATGTTCATGTCGTCGATGTTTTTGCCGATGGGCCGGGGGGCGGCAATCCGGCGCCCATCGCTCTGGATGCGCGCGCCATGACCGATGGCGAGATGCAGGAGGTGGCCCGGCATTTCGGCCATGAGAGCGCCTTTGTGATTGCCCCGCCGGAGGGGGCGGGGTGCGATCTTGGGCTGCGTTTCTGGGTGCCCAACCATGAGATGCCGATGTGTGGCCATGCGACGGTGGGGGCGGTCTGGCTGCTGGATCGCCTTGGCAGGCTGCCTTCGGAGGATCTGCGGATCTGGACGGCCAGCGGCATCGTCGAGGCTGTCGTGACCGGGACGGGTGAGGCGCGGCAGGTGGCGATCTCTCAGCCGCGCGGGGTGGTGGAACCCTTGCCGAAGGAGAGTGAGGCCGAGATTCTCTCCGTGCTGGGCATCCCGCCCGGCGATCTGGCGCCCATGCCCATCCGCAATGCCGCGACCAGCCGGGTCAAGACGTTGATCCCGCTGGCAAGTGTGGCGCTGCTCGATGGGCTGCGGCCCGATCTTTCCCGGATGGAAAGCCTGTGCGAGGCGATCGGCTCGACCGGTATCTACCCCTATGCCGCCAGCGACGGGAGCGGGCAGCGTTATGATGCCCGCCAGTTCCCCAAATCCTCCGGCTATCCCGAGGATGCGGCCACCGGCATCGCGGCGGCGGCCCTGGCCTTCGGGCTGCTGGCGCAGGGGCAGGTCACGCCGGAGAGGCCGGTGATCGTCCGTCAGGGCCGCGCCATGGGGCGCCCTTCGCGGATCGAGGTTCGTTTCCGTGAGGAAGCAGGACGGGTGAGCGGCTGCTGGCTGGGCGGCGCGGGAAGGGTGGCCTGA
- a CDS encoding AraC family transcriptional regulator, whose protein sequence is MSGITSIFNSVAAYSQPAHAHDSYMLMLPQQGLMRFTDEDGDWSTTLLERQVLLVPPDRAHSTASLSTTQSHCAFYVEADVMAHALRELSASAESFLRRPVPGVWAASPTLQHLLVARSHMRGNSASHGHAQRLAAMDHLLLLECAATALRGPGIQRSTTQRHGAALVREVKAYLAGTLDQAPDIDAIAAAFHISRRHLTRLFQEHGGQSLLDFTQTMRMARARDLLEHTRLSVLDIAQTVGLGSPSHFAALFRRSHGQSPDGWRRMKAAAQDPPPPTLTR, encoded by the coding sequence ATGAGCGGCATCACCAGCATCTTCAATTCGGTGGCAGCCTACAGCCAGCCAGCCCATGCGCATGACAGCTATATGCTGATGCTGCCCCAACAGGGCCTGATGCGCTTCACCGATGAGGATGGCGACTGGTCGACCACCCTGCTGGAACGGCAGGTGCTGCTGGTCCCGCCTGACCGGGCGCATTCCACCGCATCGCTCTCCACCACGCAGAGCCATTGCGCCTTCTATGTCGAGGCCGATGTGATGGCCCATGCGCTGCGGGAGCTTTCCGCCAGCGCCGAAAGCTTCCTGCGCAGGCCGGTGCCGGGCGTCTGGGCCGCCTCGCCCACGCTTCAGCATTTGCTGGTGGCCCGCAGCCATATGCGCGGCAACAGCGCGAGCCACGGCCATGCCCAGCGGCTGGCGGCGATGGACCATCTGCTGCTGCTGGAATGCGCCGCCACCGCGCTGCGCGGGCCGGGCATCCAGCGCTCGACCACGCAAAGGCATGGTGCGGCACTGGTGCGCGAGGTGAAGGCCTATCTGGCGGGCACGCTGGATCAGGCGCCCGATATCGATGCCATCGCGGCGGCGTTTCACATCTCCCGCCGCCACCTGACACGGCTGTTTCAGGAGCATGGCGGGCAGAGCCTGCTGGACTTCACCCAGACGATGCGCATGGCGCGTGCGCGCGATCTGCTCGAACACACACGCCTCTCGGTGCTGGATATAGCGCAGACGGTGGGCCTTGGGTCACCCTCGCATTTTGCGGCGCTGTTTCGCCGCAGCCATGGACAATCGCCCGATGGCTGGCGCCGGATGAAAGCCGCCGCGCAAGATCCGCCGCCACCAACCCTCACGCGATAG
- a CDS encoding catalase: MADHIPFTNAAGAPVADNTNILTAGPRGPALLQDVWLMEKLAHFDREVIPERRMHAKGWGAYGSFTVTGDITHLTRAKLFAEIGKKTDLFMRFSTVAGERGAADAERDIRGFAIKFYTEEGNWDIVGNNTPVFFFRDPLRFPDLNHAIKRDPRSGFRSAENNWDFWTLLPEALHQVTIVMSERGLPKTLRNMHGFGSHTFSLINAANERVWVKFHFRSQQGIENLTDAEAEALVAKDRESHGRDLYMAIERGDFPRWTFSVQIMTEEQAKTHKHNPFDLTKVWPKADYPLIEVGVIELNRNQENYFAEIEQSAFTPASVVPGIGFSPDKMLQARLFSYGDAHRHRLGVNAHLIPVNAPRCPHMSYHRDGAMRTDGNLGGTTTYHPNSKGLWANQPDFSEPPLPIDGPADHWDHRVDDDHWEQPGNLFRMMDNDQREALFGNTARALGDASVEVKERHVANCARADPAYGAGVAAALGFAVADAAE; encoded by the coding sequence ATGGCCGATCACATTCCCTTTACCAATGCTGCGGGTGCCCCTGTTGCCGACAACACCAACATTCTGACGGCAGGCCCACGCGGTCCTGCGCTGCTTCAGGATGTCTGGCTCATGGAGAAACTGGCGCATTTCGACCGTGAGGTGATTCCCGAAAGGCGCATGCACGCCAAGGGCTGGGGTGCCTATGGCAGTTTCACCGTGACCGGCGACATCACGCATTTGACCCGTGCAAAGCTTTTTGCGGAGATTGGCAAGAAGACCGACCTCTTCATGCGCTTTTCCACCGTGGCGGGCGAGCGCGGCGCGGCCGATGCCGAGCGGGACATTCGCGGTTTCGCGATCAAGTTCTACACCGAGGAAGGCAATTGGGACATTGTCGGCAACAACACGCCGGTGTTCTTTTTCCGCGATCCCCTGCGCTTCCCCGACCTCAATCATGCCATCAAGCGCGATCCGCGTTCCGGGTTCCGTTCGGCCGAGAACAATTGGGACTTCTGGACGCTGCTGCCCGAGGCGCTGCATCAGGTCACCATCGTCATGTCCGAGCGCGGCCTGCCCAAAACCTTGCGTAACATGCACGGCTTTGGCAGCCACACCTTCTCGCTGATCAATGCGGCCAATGAGCGCGTCTGGGTCAAGTTCCATTTCCGCAGCCAGCAGGGCATCGAGAACCTGACCGATGCGGAAGCGGAGGCTCTGGTTGCCAAGGACCGCGAAAGCCATGGCAGGGACCTTTACATGGCGATCGAGCGCGGCGACTTCCCCCGCTGGACGTTCAGCGTCCAGATCATGACCGAAGAACAGGCCAAAACCCACAAGCACAATCCCTTCGACCTGACCAAGGTCTGGCCGAAGGCCGATTATCCGCTGATCGAGGTCGGCGTGATCGAGCTGAACCGCAATCAGGAAAACTATTTCGCCGAGATCGAGCAGTCCGCCTTCACCCCGGCCAGCGTGGTGCCGGGCATCGGTTTTTCGCCTGACAAGATGCTTCAGGCCCGACTGTTCTCCTACGGCGACGCGCATCGCCACCGGCTTGGCGTCAACGCGCATCTGATCCCGGTGAATGCGCCGCGTTGCCCGCATATGAGCTATCATCGCGACGGCGCCATGCGCACGGATGGCAATCTGGGGGGCACGACCACCTATCATCCCAATTCCAAGGGCCTATGGGCCAATCAGCCTGATTTTTCCGAGCCGCCGCTGCCGATCGATGGTCCGGCTGACCATTGGGATCATCGCGTTGATGACGACCACTGGGAGCAGCCCGGCAATCTGTTCCGCATGATGGACAATGATCAGCGCGAAGCGCTTTTCGGCAACACCGCAAGGGCGCTGGGGGATGCTTCCGTCGAGGTCAAGGAGCGGCACGTCGCCAATTGCGCGCGCGCCGATCCGGCCTATGGGGCTGGTGTTGCTGCCGCTCTTGGCTTTGCCGTTGCGGATGCGGCGGAATAA
- a CDS encoding TonB-dependent receptor, giving the protein MRLTLTTISGYQRFHQDKHLDEDGTALQALDFRQLGQVGSFNQETRLAGETGRWRWLAGGYAAWQKSDESFAGDVVSGSLAEPLPGIFPRFTTVGGAFEFHKRDLAAFGNVEYRAGEHLTLIGGLRYTNSLQRFYGCQQSGSDPALGETLAYLSAAARGVLPSVDPVPQSGCIQIDAATLQQVATHDRLAESNVSWRGNVNYKTDGSSLLYASIAKGFKSGSFPSLSVSSSLQFAPVSQESLLACEVGIKAPISGGMVRVEASGFYYDYRNKQVRGRVADPVFGAVEALVNIPKSRVFGFQGSLRARPARGLDLGVSAVVVDSKVQRFTGYDQNGVLTDFAGSPFPYSPRFQMVANATYEWTVGADLRSFVGADLTHHSATNASLGDDPELRLRPYATLDLRAGVRAADDSWSMIVWGRNVTNAYYWNNMYRFTDTLVRIAARPVTHGLTLSIRR; this is encoded by the coding sequence ATGCGGCTGACCCTGACGACCATCAGCGGCTATCAGCGGTTTCATCAGGACAAGCACCTCGACGAGGATGGCACGGCGCTCCAGGCTCTCGATTTCCGTCAGTTGGGTCAGGTGGGGTCGTTCAATCAGGAAACTCGTCTCGCGGGCGAGACCGGCCGGTGGCGCTGGCTGGCAGGTGGCTATGCAGCGTGGCAGAAATCCGATGAGAGCTTCGCCGGCGACGTGGTGTCGGGATCGCTTGCCGAACCCTTGCCCGGCATCTTCCCGCGCTTCACCACCGTCGGCGGCGCGTTCGAATTTCACAAGCGCGACCTCGCCGCATTCGGAAACGTGGAGTATCGCGCAGGAGAGCATCTGACGCTAATCGGCGGGCTTCGCTACACCAACTCTCTCCAGAGGTTCTACGGCTGTCAGCAGAGCGGAAGCGATCCTGCGCTGGGTGAAACCCTCGCCTATCTCAGCGCCGCCGCGCGCGGCGTGCTTCCAAGCGTCGATCCCGTCCCGCAGAGCGGCTGCATCCAGATCGATGCCGCGACGCTGCAGCAGGTGGCCACCCATGATCGCCTGGCGGAGAGCAACGTCTCGTGGCGGGGCAACGTGAACTACAAGACGGATGGCAGCTCGCTTCTCTATGCAAGCATCGCCAAGGGCTTCAAGTCCGGCAGCTTTCCCTCGCTCAGCGTGAGCAGTTCACTGCAGTTCGCTCCGGTCAGCCAGGAATCCCTGCTGGCCTGCGAGGTCGGCATCAAGGCTCCGATATCGGGCGGAATGGTGCGGGTGGAAGCTTCGGGCTTCTACTACGACTACCGCAACAAGCAGGTACGCGGTCGTGTCGCCGACCCCGTGTTCGGTGCGGTCGAAGCCTTGGTCAACATCCCGAAATCACGCGTCTTCGGCTTCCAGGGATCGCTACGAGCACGGCCTGCAAGGGGGCTTGACCTCGGCGTGTCCGCGGTCGTCGTCGACAGCAAGGTCCAGCGCTTCACCGGCTATGACCAGAATGGCGTGCTGACAGATTTCGCTGGATCCCCTTTCCCCTATTCGCCCCGCTTCCAGATGGTCGCGAACGCGACCTACGAATGGACTGTCGGGGCTGACCTTCGCAGCTTTGTGGGCGCCGATCTGACGCATCACAGCGCGACCAACGCCAGCCTCGGCGATGATCCTGAATTGCGCCTGCGGCCCTACGCCACGCTCGATCTGCGTGCAGGCGTGCGGGCAGCCGACGATAGCTGGTCGATGATCGTGTGGGGCCGCAACGTCACCAACGCCTACTACTGGAACAACATGTACCGGTTCACCGACACGCTGGTCCGGATCGCGGCACGCCCGGTCACCCACGGGCTGACGCTGTCCATAAGGCGCTAG
- a CDS encoding acetyl-CoA C-acyltransferase, with the protein MTASDPVVIAAAARTPLGRYLGDLSPLTAPALGSRAIAAVIERTGLDPAHVDEVIMGCVLPAGHGQAPARQAARAAGLPDATGATTINKVCGSGMKAAMLAHDLILAGSADIVVAGGMESMSNAPYLLAKARAGYRVGHDRILDHMMLDGLEDAYAQGRPMGDFGEATAQAYGFTREEQDLYATTTLTRARTAIESGAFAAEIVPVDVPAKGGALLIEHDEHAMKVSPDKIPHLKPAFRPDGTITAASASANADGAAALLLMRRSEAERRGLAVLAEIKGHATHSQEPAWYTTAPAPSIEKLLGKLGWSVEQVDLFEINEAFAVVPMAAARTLGIPYDKLNVNGGACALGHPIGATGARLIVTLLHALKAHGLTRGVASLCIGGGEATSIGIEIPQL; encoded by the coding sequence ATGACTGCCTCCGATCCTGTCGTTATCGCCGCCGCCGCCCGCACCCCGCTGGGGCGCTATCTGGGCGATCTTTCCCCGCTGACCGCCCCCGCGCTGGGGAGCAGAGCCATCGCCGCCGTGATCGAGCGCACGGGCCTCGATCCGGCCCATGTCGATGAGGTCATCATGGGCTGCGTGCTGCCCGCCGGGCACGGTCAGGCACCGGCACGGCAGGCAGCGCGCGCTGCCGGCCTGCCCGATGCCACCGGCGCCACCACCATCAACAAGGTCTGCGGATCGGGCATGAAGGCCGCCATGCTGGCCCATGACCTGATTCTGGCAGGCTCGGCTGATATCGTCGTGGCGGGCGGCATGGAATCCATGTCCAACGCGCCCTATCTGCTGGCCAAGGCCCGCGCGGGTTACCGTGTCGGCCATGACCGCATTCTCGACCATATGATGCTCGACGGTCTGGAGGATGCCTATGCGCAGGGCCGCCCGATGGGCGACTTCGGCGAGGCAACAGCGCAAGCCTACGGCTTTACCCGCGAAGAGCAGGATCTCTATGCCACCACCACTCTGACGCGGGCGCGCACCGCCATCGAAAGTGGCGCCTTTGCCGCCGAAATCGTGCCGGTCGACGTGCCCGCCAAGGGCGGCGCCCTGCTGATCGAGCATGACGAGCATGCAATGAAAGTCTCGCCCGACAAGATCCCTCATCTCAAGCCTGCCTTCCGCCCGGATGGCACGATCACGGCGGCCAGCGCCTCGGCCAATGCCGATGGTGCTGCGGCGCTGCTGCTGATGCGCCGCTCAGAGGCGGAGCGGCGCGGTCTGGCGGTGCTGGCCGAGATCAAGGGCCATGCCACCCATTCTCAAGAGCCCGCCTGGTACACCACAGCGCCGGCGCCCTCGATCGAGAAGCTGCTGGGCAAGCTGGGCTGGTCGGTGGAACAGGTCGATCTTTTCGAGATCAATGAGGCCTTTGCCGTGGTGCCCATGGCCGCCGCGCGGACGCTGGGCATCCCCTATGACAAGCTCAATGTGAATGGCGGGGCCTGCGCGCTCGGCCATCCCATCGGGGCGACCGGAGCCCGGCTGATCGTCACTCTGCTGCATGCCCTGAAGGCGCACGGCCTGACGCGCGGCGTGGCCTCGCTCTGCATCGGCGGCGGCGAGGCGACCTCCATCGGCATCGAGATCCCGCAACTCTGA
- a CDS encoding GlxA family transcriptional regulator, which produces MARHSVALVIHNGVQALDVAGPLDVFSEANSFVSPQDGYDITVVAAEKRPMRASNGMGMTADLDFGEASIRFDTALVAGGPGLPDRPKDKAMNAWLNNWGTGAGRYGSICTGAFALGQAGLLDGRAATTHWQNAPRLAAMFPQARVEHDRIYLRDGPLVTSAGVTAGIDLALALVAEDHGPAVALSCAKRLVVVAQRQGGQSQFSPYLLPLTAPGSPLARVQAYVRENLKDPLHVDRLAEIAGVSPRSLARLFTTELGITPHEFVERARVDYARNLLEATNLPLKVLAYECGFGGAEQMRVVFQRRLGISPAIYRGNFRPADQDAAALIASDCRAERSDAKLAGLVSLNDVALTA; this is translated from the coding sequence ATGGCCCGGCATTCCGTTGCGCTTGTCATTCACAATGGCGTTCAGGCTCTGGACGTCGCGGGACCACTTGACGTTTTCTCCGAGGCCAACAGTTTTGTCAGTCCGCAGGATGGATATGACATCACCGTCGTCGCGGCGGAAAAGCGACCGATGCGAGCCTCCAACGGGATGGGGATGACCGCGGACCTCGACTTCGGGGAGGCGAGTATCCGGTTCGACACCGCTTTGGTGGCCGGTGGTCCGGGCTTGCCGGATCGTCCCAAGGATAAAGCCATGAATGCCTGGCTGAACAACTGGGGCACCGGAGCGGGCCGATACGGATCGATCTGCACCGGAGCTTTCGCACTGGGGCAGGCTGGATTGCTCGATGGGCGAGCGGCCACGACACATTGGCAGAACGCCCCCCGGCTCGCCGCGATGTTTCCTCAAGCGCGGGTGGAGCATGACAGAATCTATCTGCGAGACGGTCCGCTGGTGACGTCCGCCGGGGTGACAGCGGGGATCGATCTGGCCCTGGCGCTGGTGGCTGAGGATCATGGCCCGGCGGTGGCATTGTCGTGTGCCAAGCGCCTGGTTGTGGTTGCGCAGAGGCAGGGAGGGCAATCACAGTTCAGCCCCTATCTTTTGCCGCTGACTGCCCCCGGATCTCCGTTGGCCCGAGTTCAGGCTTATGTCCGCGAGAATCTGAAGGATCCGCTGCATGTTGACCGGCTGGCGGAAATCGCCGGGGTGAGTCCGCGCAGCCTGGCGCGTCTTTTCACGACCGAACTGGGCATCACGCCGCACGAATTCGTGGAGCGCGCCCGCGTCGACTATGCTCGCAACCTTCTTGAGGCCACGAACCTGCCGCTTAAGGTTCTGGCCTATGAATGTGGCTTTGGCGGCGCTGAGCAGATGCGGGTGGTGTTCCAGCGCCGTCTGGGTATCAGCCCCGCGATCTATCGCGGCAATTTCCGGCCAGCAGACCAGGATGCAGCCGCCCTTATTGCGTCGGACTGTCGTGCGGAGAGATCGGATGCCAAGCTTGCCGGCCTTGTGTCGCTCAACGACGTTGCGCTTACGGCCTGA
- a CDS encoding carbonic anhydrase translates to MTGLHPDTALNGRPGNTSRTPAMDYIDSLITRSADFAQQDFNPALRMLPSSKSLIIGCVDPRVDPAKIFALEQGEVGILRNIGGRVTPAMIETLALLNDVARGAGGRMGPEAHVILLHHTDCGIDHCRHLAPDLLARHMGVAPEALDEQAIADPHASVARDVATLMAHPDVVGERSVSGLVYDVATGSVEVIVPPTRVSRQQR, encoded by the coding sequence GTGACCGGCCTTCACCCTGATACCGCCCTGAACGGACGCCCCGGCAACACATCAAGGACGCCAGCCATGGATTATATCGACAGCTTGATAACCCGCAGTGCGGATTTCGCTCAGCAGGATTTCAACCCCGCGCTGCGGATGCTGCCCAGCAGCAAGTCGCTCATCATCGGCTGTGTCGATCCGCGCGTCGACCCGGCTAAGATCTTCGCGCTGGAACAGGGGGAGGTGGGCATCCTGCGCAATATCGGCGGCCGCGTCACCCCAGCCATGATCGAGACCCTTGCGCTTTTGAACGATGTGGCGCGCGGAGCGGGCGGGCGAATGGGTCCTGAGGCCCATGTCATCCTGCTTCATCACACTGATTGCGGCATCGATCATTGCCGCCATCTGGCGCCGGATCTTCTGGCCCGGCATATGGGTGTGGCGCCAGAGGCGCTGGACGAGCAGGCGATCGCCGATCCTCATGCTTCAGTGGCGCGCGACGTGGCCACGTTGATGGCACATCCCGATGTTGTGGGCGAGCGCAGCGTATCAGGGCTGGTCTATGATGTTGCGACGGGGAGCGTGGAGGTCATCGTGCCGCCGACGCGGGTTTCCCGGCAACAGCGCTAA
- a CDS encoding TetR/AcrR family transcriptional regulator, which translates to MDLDQSGRARQHRFDVEDVLSKALAMFLELGFLGSSISQLTEAMGIARPSLYQAFGNKEGLFRAAMKLHHHRRLNCVLSALKKPQFPLVIEHLIKATQQKSPISTSCSPLSEFALGGPPAIMREAFAREQNIHGVISQRVAKAQMDGEIDRSINPDALAASLVAINDSIALRIRAGGTPEEVALLVEASKSLTSCTKQRADAL; encoded by the coding sequence ATGGACCTCGATCAATCTGGAAGAGCTCGCCAACATCGCTTCGATGTTGAAGACGTCCTGTCGAAGGCCTTGGCAATGTTCCTCGAACTTGGCTTCCTGGGCTCGTCGATCTCACAGCTTACCGAGGCGATGGGGATAGCCCGCCCCAGCCTTTATCAAGCGTTCGGGAACAAGGAGGGTTTGTTTCGTGCAGCGATGAAACTGCATCACCACAGGCGCCTCAACTGTGTTCTCTCCGCTTTGAAAAAGCCGCAATTTCCCTTGGTGATCGAACATCTTATCAAGGCGACCCAACAGAAGTCCCCCATCTCGACCTCATGCTCGCCGCTCAGCGAATTTGCATTGGGCGGGCCACCGGCAATCATGCGCGAGGCTTTCGCCCGTGAGCAGAATATCCATGGTGTGATCTCGCAGCGTGTCGCCAAGGCCCAGATGGATGGCGAGATCGACAGGTCGATCAATCCCGATGCTCTTGCGGCGTCCTTGGTGGCTATAAACGACAGCATCGCGCTGAGAATCCGTGCCGGGGGGACACCAGAGGAAGTTGCCCTCCTGGTGGAGGCCAGTAAATCGTTAACCTCCTGCACGAAGCAAAGAGCTGACGCCCTTTAG
- a CDS encoding RidA family protein — MATPHDRLRDLGLTLPSVPRPQGAYRAVRVHGGLAYVAGQVSRTEDGIITGPVDDATDPDRIEAAARACTLRALAALEDAVGLDHVTGILFLRGFVFAGPAFQGHTQVLDHVSRLLIAIFGDHGQHARSAVGVAGLPSGGMLEIEVVAVVDAAV; from the coding sequence ATGGCGACACCCCATGATCGTCTGCGCGACCTTGGCCTGACCCTGCCGTCGGTGCCCAGGCCTCAGGGCGCCTATCGCGCGGTGCGGGTCCATGGCGGGCTGGCCTATGTCGCGGGGCAGGTCAGCCGAACCGAGGATGGCATCATCACCGGCCCGGTCGATGACGCCACCGATCCCGACAGGATTGAGGCGGCGGCCCGCGCCTGCACCTTGCGCGCCCTGGCCGCGCTTGAGGATGCCGTGGGGCTCGACCATGTCACGGGCATTCTGTTTCTGCGCGGCTTTGTTTTCGCCGGCCCCGCGTTTCAGGGGCATACGCAGGTGCTCGACCATGTCTCCCGGCTGCTCATCGCCATCTTCGGCGATCATGGCCAGCATGCGCGCTCGGCGGTGGGGGTGGCGGGGTTGCCCTCGGGCGGCATGCTGGAAATCGAGGTCGTGGCGGTTGTGGATGCCGCTGTGTAA
- a CDS encoding aldehyde dehydrogenase family protein, translated as MLLKEARSFFRVGLNEGLITMEVAPFGGVKDSGVGRQGSHHGMEEFLHITYVCIDP; from the coding sequence TTGCTGTTGAAAGAGGCGCGGTCATTTTTCCGCGTTGGCCTCAATGAGGGCCTGATCACGATGGAAGTCGCGCCCTTCGGTGGTGTGAAGGATAGCGGCGTCGGACGCCAGGGAAGCCATCATGGGATGGAGGAGTTTCTCCATATCACATATGTCTGCATCGACCCCTAA
- a CDS encoding HD domain-containing protein codes for MASTLDVQAGIEGVSIPDSALAKAITEFVRDRETDLLFNHSSRVFLFGGIAGKQRGLTYDPELLYAAAMFHDLGLMHDHSSHDHRFEVDGANAARDFLRGHGIPQLDLDTVWTAIALHTTPGVPEFMSPVIALTTAGVEMDVLGLTYGQYSEETRQAVVSAYPRTPNFKEDIIQAFYDGIKHKPDTTFGNVKGDVIADKEPHFHKGNFCSVIRQSRWAA; via the coding sequence ATGGCAAGCACTCTTGACGTTCAGGCCGGCATCGAAGGCGTTTCGATTCCGGACAGCGCTCTGGCCAAGGCAATCACGGAGTTCGTCCGCGACCGCGAGACCGACCTGCTGTTCAACCATTCGAGCCGGGTGTTCCTCTTCGGTGGCATCGCTGGCAAGCAGCGCGGCCTGACCTATGATCCTGAACTGCTCTATGCCGCGGCCATGTTCCATGATCTGGGGCTGATGCACGACCACTCCAGCCACGATCACCGCTTCGAGGTGGATGGGGCCAATGCCGCGCGCGACTTTCTGCGCGGGCATGGCATTCCCCAGCTCGACCTCGACACGGTCTGGACGGCGATTGCCCTGCACACCACGCCGGGCGTACCCGAATTCATGAGCCCGGTGATCGCGCTGACCACCGCAGGCGTTGAAATGGACGTGCTGGGCCTGACCTATGGCCAATATTCCGAGGAAACGCGCCAGGCGGTGGTCTCTGCCTATCCGCGCACGCCCAACTTCAAGGAGGACATCATTCAGGCCTTCTATGACGGCATCAAACACAAGCCCGACACCACCTTCGGCAATGTGAAAGGCGATGTCATCGCCGACAAGGAGCCGCATTTCCACAAGGGCAATTTCTGCAGCGTCATCCGCCAGTCGCGCTGGGCAGCCTGA
- a CDS encoding alpha/beta hydrolase, with protein sequence MAISRFATLSEVTLHYREAGEGEVLVLLHDCPQTSHAWRHVMPRLASQVRVIAPDLRGLGDSSRPLDGFDIGTLAGDILELLDRLGVPEFSVAGHGHGGAVGVAMACLARNRINRLALIDAVLPGQSRSESARWHEDFHRVPNLPEALTAGREAIYLGWLYEALSLRGGAVGPDDLVEYTRCYQQPGSMRCCFDYDRSHDVSAAFLRTHLEWDGRLALPVLSVAGGAAPGRAGDAEDSIGRIASDVRPHIIPDCGHLIPEEAAEEISELLSAFLFASR encoded by the coding sequence ATGGCAATCAGCCGCTTTGCGACACTGTCCGAGGTGACGCTTCACTACCGTGAGGCAGGTGAGGGCGAGGTGCTTGTCCTGCTCCATGACTGCCCGCAGACGTCGCATGCCTGGCGCCATGTGATGCCTCGCCTTGCTTCGCAGGTTAGAGTGATTGCGCCCGACCTGCGGGGGTTGGGAGACAGTTCAAGGCCACTGGATGGCTTTGATATCGGCACGTTGGCCGGAGACATTCTCGAGCTGCTCGACAGGCTGGGCGTGCCGGAATTTTCGGTGGCCGGGCATGGCCATGGGGGGGCAGTCGGTGTCGCCATGGCATGTCTGGCGCGCAATCGAATCAACCGCCTGGCGCTCATCGACGCTGTGCTCCCCGGGCAAAGCCGGAGCGAAAGCGCACGCTGGCATGAGGATTTCCATCGGGTGCCCAATCTTCCGGAAGCCCTCACGGCAGGACGGGAGGCGATCTATCTGGGCTGGCTCTATGAGGCCTTGAGCCTGCGCGGTGGCGCCGTTGGACCGGATGATCTGGTCGAATATACCCGCTGCTACCAGCAACCCGGATCCATGCGATGTTGCTTCGATTATGACCGCAGCCATGATGTTTCGGCTGCTTTCCTGCGGACGCATCTGGAATGGGATGGCAGGCTGGCTCTGCCTGTGTTGAGTGTGGCGGGCGGGGCGGCGCCTGGTCGCGCGGGAGATGCGGAAGACAGCATCGGCCGCATAGCCAGCGATGTCCGGCCTCACATCATTCCCGATTGCGGTCATCTTATTCCCGAGGAGGCGGCGGAAGAAATATCTGAGCTTCTGAGCGCATTTCTCTTCGCGAGCCGATGA